A window of the Henckelia pumila isolate YLH828 chromosome 3, ASM3356847v2, whole genome shotgun sequence genome harbors these coding sequences:
- the LOC140892188 gene encoding plant intracellular Ras-group-related LRR protein 6-like isoform X1 — protein sequence MICEEHQQQQVRFDITRNNGIRNKMNRRNQRTLVKEDLIEDEAAMDNNKLEIVDLRGMNLDSFPINPTLHLAAICKLDISNNNIQSIPESLIARLLNVVVLDVHSNQIKFLPNSIGCLSKLKNLNVSGNLLQSLPKTIENCRSICRSLEELNANFNKLSQLPDAIGFELLNLKKLSVNSNKLIFLPHSTSHLTNLRVLDARLNCLRSLPQDLENLINLQVLNVSQNFQYLSEIPYSIGLLLSLVELDVSYNKITSLPESIGCLKKLQKLSVEGNPLVSPPMEVFEQGLHVVKQYLCDKINGSGKTSPKKKGNWFGKLSKCTTFSGGNVGVVDRRQGYIMPNYRSIDGLTSPRYMGMFSPRRLFSPKSYFSR from the exons ATGATTTGTGAAGAACATCAGCAGCAGCAGGTAAGGTTTGATATCACGAGGAATAATGGAATCAGAAATAAGATGAACAGAAGGAATCAGAGAACGCTGGTGAAGGAGGATTTAATTGAAGATGAAGCGGCAATGGATAATAATAAGCTTGAAATAGTGGATTTGAGAGGGATGAATTTGGATTCTTTCCCCATTAATCCCACCCTTCATTTGGCTGCCATATGCAAATTAGACATCTCCAATAACAATATACAG AGTATTCCAGAATCTTTGATAGCAAGACTGCTGAATGTCGTTGTGTTAGACGTGCACTCGAATCAGATCAAATTCCTTCCTAACTCCATCGGATGTTTGTCAAAGCTCAAGAATTTGAATGTATCGGGCAATCTCCTTCAATCACTTCCCAAAACTATAGAGAATTGCAG ATCAATCTGCAGATCTCTTGAAGAGTTGAATGCAAACTTCAACAAGTTGAGCCAATTGCCAGACGCCATAGGATTCGAGCTACTCAACCTTAAAAAACTTTCAGTCAACTCCAACAAGCTTATATTCCTCCCTCACTCCACATCCCATTTAACCAATCTTCGAGTCCTCGACGCTCGTCTCAACTGTCTCCGTTCGCTCCCGCAAGACCTCGAAAACCTAATCAATCTACAAGTCCTCAACGTTAGCCAAAACTTTCAATACTTGTCAGAAATCCCATACTCCATAGGCCTTCTACTGTCTTTAGTCGAATTAGACGTTAGCTACAACAAGATAACGTCCTTACCCGAGTCCATCGGTTGTCTGAAGAAGCTCCAAAAACTAAGCGTCGAAGGTAATCCGTTGGTGTCACCTCCCATGGAGGTTTTTGAGCAAGGGTTACACGTTGTGAAGCAGTACTTATGCGACAAGATCAACGGGTCGGGCAAAACTTCTCCGAAGAAGAAAGGTAATTGGTTCGGGAAGTTGAGCAAGTGCACTACTTTCAGTGGTGGGAATGTAGGGGTTGTGGATAGACGACAAGGGTACATCATGCCTAATTATAGGTCCATTGATGGACTCACTTCGCCTAGATACATGGGGATGTTCTCTCCCAGACGACTCTTCTCGCCTAAGTCGTATTTTTCGAGATGA
- the LOC140892188 gene encoding plant intracellular Ras-group-related LRR protein 6-like isoform X2 produces MICEEHQQQQVRFDITRNNGIRNKMNRRNQRTLVKEDLIEDEAAMDNNKLEIVDLRGMNLDSFPINPTLHLAAICKLDISNNNIQSIPESLIARLLNVVVLDVHSNQIKFLPNSIGCLSKLKNLNVSGNLLQSLPKTIENCRSLEELNANFNKLSQLPDAIGFELLNLKKLSVNSNKLIFLPHSTSHLTNLRVLDARLNCLRSLPQDLENLINLQVLNVSQNFQYLSEIPYSIGLLLSLVELDVSYNKITSLPESIGCLKKLQKLSVEGNPLVSPPMEVFEQGLHVVKQYLCDKINGSGKTSPKKKGNWFGKLSKCTTFSGGNVGVVDRRQGYIMPNYRSIDGLTSPRYMGMFSPRRLFSPKSYFSR; encoded by the exons ATGATTTGTGAAGAACATCAGCAGCAGCAGGTAAGGTTTGATATCACGAGGAATAATGGAATCAGAAATAAGATGAACAGAAGGAATCAGAGAACGCTGGTGAAGGAGGATTTAATTGAAGATGAAGCGGCAATGGATAATAATAAGCTTGAAATAGTGGATTTGAGAGGGATGAATTTGGATTCTTTCCCCATTAATCCCACCCTTCATTTGGCTGCCATATGCAAATTAGACATCTCCAATAACAATATACAG AGTATTCCAGAATCTTTGATAGCAAGACTGCTGAATGTCGTTGTGTTAGACGTGCACTCGAATCAGATCAAATTCCTTCCTAACTCCATCGGATGTTTGTCAAAGCTCAAGAATTTGAATGTATCGGGCAATCTCCTTCAATCACTTCCCAAAACTATAGAGAATTGCAG ATCTCTTGAAGAGTTGAATGCAAACTTCAACAAGTTGAGCCAATTGCCAGACGCCATAGGATTCGAGCTACTCAACCTTAAAAAACTTTCAGTCAACTCCAACAAGCTTATATTCCTCCCTCACTCCACATCCCATTTAACCAATCTTCGAGTCCTCGACGCTCGTCTCAACTGTCTCCGTTCGCTCCCGCAAGACCTCGAAAACCTAATCAATCTACAAGTCCTCAACGTTAGCCAAAACTTTCAATACTTGTCAGAAATCCCATACTCCATAGGCCTTCTACTGTCTTTAGTCGAATTAGACGTTAGCTACAACAAGATAACGTCCTTACCCGAGTCCATCGGTTGTCTGAAGAAGCTCCAAAAACTAAGCGTCGAAGGTAATCCGTTGGTGTCACCTCCCATGGAGGTTTTTGAGCAAGGGTTACACGTTGTGAAGCAGTACTTATGCGACAAGATCAACGGGTCGGGCAAAACTTCTCCGAAGAAGAAAGGTAATTGGTTCGGGAAGTTGAGCAAGTGCACTACTTTCAGTGGTGGGAATGTAGGGGTTGTGGATAGACGACAAGGGTACATCATGCCTAATTATAGGTCCATTGATGGACTCACTTCGCCTAGATACATGGGGATGTTCTCTCCCAGACGACTCTTCTCGCCTAAGTCGTATTTTTCGAGATGA